A part of bacterium genomic DNA contains:
- a CDS encoding quinol:cytochrome C oxidoreductase, which produces MDKARLHPFVLGMTILGALGVAASWFAGGLPRFGANWIIWSLLLLSVALGSLFLVALEHLTRAQWSIVLRRVPERLAGLLPALAILFAIGAALGLGGAFGWATPEFRQAMVTEHHQHSKAIWYATPFFLARLAAIFAIWLVSWRLLAGGSVKQDESRDPRFSLFAKRYSAPFMWLFALSVTILGVDWLMGMSPRWFSTMFGIYTFAGVFLSGLAATTLGILHLQRRGRLTEVRGDHLYSLGGFLFAFTVFWAYIAFSQFMLIWYANLPEETFWFHARLTQGWYPVTILLAVVRFVIPFFALLSREVKMDARRLAWVAWLILAGQALDLYWLIFPELGLGFVLGWQELAFALCFTGLGLILAQRRMAVGKDLPVGDPNLDTSLHYHL; this is translated from the coding sequence ATGGACAAGGCCAGGCTTCATCCCTTCGTCCTGGGCATGACCATCCTGGGCGCCCTGGGCGTGGCCGCCTCCTGGTTCGCCGGCGGCCTGCCACGCTTCGGCGCCAACTGGATCATCTGGTCGCTCCTGCTGCTGTCGGTGGCCCTGGGCTCCCTCTTCCTGGTGGCGCTGGAGCACCTGACCCGCGCCCAGTGGAGCATCGTGCTGCGCCGCGTGCCGGAGCGCCTGGCCGGCCTGCTGCCCGCGCTGGCCATCCTTTTCGCCATCGGCGCGGCGCTGGGCCTGGGCGGCGCCTTCGGCTGGGCCACGCCCGAGTTCCGCCAGGCCATGGTGACGGAGCACCACCAGCACAGCAAGGCCATCTGGTACGCCACACCCTTCTTCCTGGCGCGCCTGGCCGCCATCTTCGCCATCTGGCTGGTCTCCTGGCGCCTGCTGGCGGGCGGCTCGGTCAAGCAGGACGAGAGTCGCGACCCGCGCTTCAGCCTTTTCGCCAAGCGCTACAGCGCGCCCTTCATGTGGCTCTTCGCCCTCAGCGTCACCATCCTCGGGGTGGACTGGTTGATGGGCATGTCGCCGCGCTGGTTCAGCACCATGTTCGGCATCTACACCTTCGCCGGCGTCTTTCTCAGCGGCTTGGCCGCCACCACCCTGGGCATCCTGCACCTGCAGCGCCGGGGACGCCTGACGGAGGTGCGCGGCGACCACCTCTACAGCCTGGGCGGCTTCCTCTTCGCCTTCACCGTCTTCTGGGCCTACATCGCCTTCAGCCAGTTCATGCTCATCTGGTACGCCAACCTGCCCGAGGAGACCTTCTGGTTCCACGCGCGGCTGACGCAGGGCTGGTACCCGGTGACCATCCTCCTGGCCGTGGTGCGTTTCGTCATCCCCTTCTTCGCCCTCCTCTCGCGGGAGGTGAAGATGGACGCGCGCCGCCTGGCCTGGGTGGCTTGGCTCATCCTGGCCGGGCAGGCCCTCGACCTCTACTGGCTGATCTTCCCCGAGCTGGGTCTGGGCTTCGTCCTGGGTTGGCAGGAGCTGGCCTTCGCCCTCTGCTTCACCGGCCTGGGTCTGATCCTGGCGCAGCGCCGCATGGCCGTGGGGAAGGACCTGCCGGTGGGCGACCCCAATCTCGACACCAGCCTTCACTATCACTTGTAG
- a CDS encoding cytochrome c, which yields MAHSDRPSLLPTLAWSLAILLAMVIFFGLLVGPALTRPASLAGHGYQPPAAPADLTEFAPVPGRQAPGIDLARALAGDPELRGWAKAEYDKICVACHGPQGKGDGPAGAALGARDFSQATGWKNGPALTGIFETLTQGLPPGMPAYDTYGPAQRLALAHVVQSFMAFPAPVAGAAEVAALDARHSLSAGVREPARVPVRVALARLAEEAVAPTLRRETLPADLRHLVLDAGRAGATLAGLRGRSGPELAAALHAGAPGNGFSLALGTLGGSDWQRLAAALPGALELAAAH from the coding sequence ATGGCGCACAGCGACCGCCCATCCCTGCTGCCGACCCTGGCCTGGAGCCTGGCCATCCTGCTGGCCATGGTCATCTTCTTCGGCCTGCTGGTGGGTCCGGCGCTGACCCGGCCCGCCTCCCTGGCCGGCCACGGCTACCAGCCGCCCGCCGCCCCCGCCGATCTCACCGAGTTCGCGCCGGTGCCGGGCCGGCAGGCCCCGGGGATCGATCTGGCCCGCGCCCTGGCCGGGGATCCGGAGCTGCGCGGCTGGGCCAAGGCCGAGTACGACAAGATCTGCGTCGCCTGCCACGGGCCGCAGGGCAAGGGTGACGGTCCCGCCGGCGCCGCCCTGGGCGCGCGGGACTTCTCGCAGGCGACAGGCTGGAAAAACGGCCCCGCCTTGACCGGCATCTTCGAGACGCTGACGCAGGGCCTGCCCCCCGGCATGCCCGCTTATGACACCTACGGACCCGCCCAGCGCCTGGCCCTGGCCCATGTCGTGCAGTCCTTCATGGCCTTTCCAGCGCCGGTGGCCGGGGCGGCCGAGGTGGCGGCGTTGGACGCGCGCCACAGCCTGAGCGCCGGCGTGCGCGAGCCGGCCCGCGTGCCGGTCCGCGTGGCCCTGGCCCGTCTGGCGGAGGAGGCCGTCGCGCCGACCCTGCGCCGTGAGACGCTGCCCGCCGATTTGCGCCATCTGGTGCTGGATGCGGGCCGCGCCGGGGCGACCCTGGCCGGTCTGCGCGGCCGGAGCGGCCCCGAGCTGGCCGCCGCCCTGCATGCGGGCGCGCCGGGCAACGGCTTCTCCCTTGCCCTGGGCACGCTGGGTGGAAGTGACTGGCAGCGCCTCGCCGCCGCCCTGCCGGGTGCCCTGGAGCTGGCCGCGGCACACTGA
- a CDS encoding SCO family protein produces MHGPTRSRGRLPAALLGLCLVLWPVAGSLARAGAGEATESGAGEGVFFDEQLGGVLPGDIELVDEAGRPVRLAELVDRPTILTFVYFDCPGICTPLLNEIADVLGKTDLDPRQQPFQLLTVSFEPRDTPAVAAEKRANYLAQLSRPLPPETWRFLTGEAGQLQRLTKAAGFSYKKAGFEYVHPGGLVLLSPERKIVRYLYGTEFLPFDLKMGVMEAAKGTVLPTTARLLTICFSYDPQGRTYVFSTMKVVGSSMLLTVGLFAGFLAATGHRGRRGLGRRPDTTRGTDSRGPSTGEGA; encoded by the coding sequence ATGCATGGGCCAACACGATCCCGCGGCCGCCTGCCCGCCGCGCTGCTGGGGTTATGCCTCGTCCTTTGGCCGGTGGCCGGATCCCTGGCGCGGGCCGGGGCGGGGGAGGCCACGGAGAGCGGGGCGGGCGAGGGGGTATTCTTCGATGAGCAGCTGGGCGGCGTCCTGCCCGGCGACATCGAGCTGGTGGACGAGGCGGGCCGCCCGGTGCGCCTGGCGGAGCTGGTGGACCGTCCCACCATCCTCACCTTCGTCTACTTCGACTGCCCGGGCATCTGCACGCCGCTCCTGAACGAGATCGCCGACGTGCTGGGCAAGACGGACCTGGACCCGCGTCAGCAGCCCTTCCAACTGCTCACGGTCAGTTTCGAGCCGCGGGACACGCCGGCGGTGGCCGCCGAGAAGCGGGCCAACTACCTGGCCCAGCTGAGCCGCCCCCTGCCCCCCGAGACCTGGCGCTTCCTGACCGGGGAGGCCGGGCAGCTCCAGCGGCTGACCAAGGCCGCCGGCTTCTCCTACAAGAAGGCCGGCTTCGAGTACGTCCATCCGGGGGGCCTCGTCCTCCTCTCGCCGGAGCGCAAGATCGTGCGCTACCTCTACGGCACGGAGTTCCTCCCCTTCGATTTAAAGATGGGCGTGATGGAGGCGGCCAAGGGCACCGTGCTGCCCACCACGGCGCGCCTGCTCACCATCTGTTTCAGCTACGACCCCCAGGGCCGCACCTACGTCTTCAGCACGATGAAAGTGGTGGGCAGCAGCATGCTGCTCACGGTGGGGCTCTTCGCCGGCTTCCTGGCCGCCACCGGCCACCGCGGCCGGCGGGGCCTGGGACGGCGCCCGGACACGACGCGCGGCACGGACAGCAGGGGACCATCCACAGGGGAGGGGGCATGA
- the ctaD gene encoding cytochrome c oxidase subunit I, which produces MSRDTSAAAVPRGFFGPAGGGGRILTWIFSTDHKRVGILYLFSLLSFFSIGVLLGLTIRLELLMPGQQFISPRVYNSLFTLHGVIMIFLFIVPGIPAILGNFMLPLQIGAEDVAFPRLNLASWWVYLAGAALAVTSLFAGGGAADTGWTFYAPYSLRTGTNGSLAVLAAFVLGFSSVLTGLNFITTIHRMRAKGMGFFRMPLFVWSLYATSWIQVIATPVVGITLVLVVLERTLGIGFFDPAAGGDPILYQHLFWIYSHPAVYIMILPAMGVISEILPTFARRTIFGYRAIALSSMAIAAVGYLVWGHHMFTTGMSDTSRVVFSLMTFLVAIPTGIKIFNWVATLYKGSISLDSPMLYAMAFIFLFSIGGLTGLVNGALSTDIHVHDTYFVVGHFHYVMFGGTGIALFAALHYWLPKMFGRMVHEGRAKTAFWLILAGFNLLYFPMLVLGMMGMPRRYHDYLPGFHLPHAISSVGSWVLASGLLLMFWNLWHSARRGAPAGDNPWGGTTLEWHTSSPPPTLNFDGPVEVTTEPYDHTTGRTA; this is translated from the coding sequence ATGAGCAGGGACACGAGCGCGGCGGCGGTGCCGCGCGGATTCTTCGGGCCGGCGGGCGGCGGAGGCAGGATCCTCACCTGGATCTTCTCCACCGACCACAAGCGGGTGGGCATCCTCTACCTTTTCTCGCTGCTGAGCTTCTTCAGCATCGGCGTGCTGCTGGGCCTCACCATCCGCCTCGAGCTGCTCATGCCGGGCCAGCAGTTCATCAGCCCGCGGGTCTACAACAGCCTCTTCACGCTGCACGGCGTGATCATGATCTTCCTCTTCATCGTGCCGGGCATCCCCGCCATCCTGGGCAACTTCATGCTGCCGCTGCAGATCGGCGCCGAGGACGTGGCCTTCCCACGGCTCAACCTGGCCAGCTGGTGGGTCTACCTGGCGGGCGCCGCCCTGGCCGTGACCAGCCTCTTCGCCGGGGGCGGCGCCGCCGACACGGGCTGGACCTTCTACGCGCCCTATTCCCTGCGCACCGGCACCAACGGCAGCCTGGCGGTGCTGGCCGCCTTTGTCCTGGGCTTCAGCAGCGTGCTGACCGGCCTCAACTTCATCACCACCATCCACCGCATGCGGGCCAAGGGCATGGGCTTCTTCAGGATGCCCCTCTTCGTGTGGAGCCTTTACGCCACCAGCTGGATCCAGGTCATCGCCACGCCGGTGGTGGGCATCACCCTGGTGCTGGTCGTGCTGGAGCGCACCCTGGGCATCGGTTTCTTCGACCCGGCGGCAGGGGGCGACCCCATCCTCTACCAGCATCTCTTCTGGATCTATTCCCACCCGGCCGTCTACATCATGATCCTGCCGGCCATGGGCGTCATCAGCGAGATCCTGCCCACCTTCGCCCGCCGCACCATCTTCGGCTACCGGGCCATCGCCCTCAGCTCCATGGCCATCGCCGCCGTGGGCTACCTGGTGTGGGGGCACCACATGTTCACCACCGGCATGAGCGACACCAGCCGCGTCGTCTTCAGCCTGATGACCTTCCTGGTGGCCATCCCCACCGGCATCAAGATCTTCAACTGGGTGGCCACCCTCTACAAGGGCAGCATCAGCTTGGACAGCCCCATGCTCTATGCCATGGCCTTCATCTTCCTCTTCAGCATCGGCGGCCTGACCGGCCTCGTCAACGGCGCCCTCTCCACCGACATCCACGTCCACGACACCTACTTCGTCGTGGGCCACTTCCACTACGTGATGTTCGGCGGCACGGGCATCGCCCTCTTCGCCGCCCTGCACTACTGGCTGCCCAAGATGTTCGGGCGGATGGTGCACGAAGGCCGCGCCAAGACGGCCTTCTGGCTGATCCTGGCCGGCTTCAACCTGCTCTACTTCCCCATGCTGGTGCTGGGCATGATGGGCATGCCGCGCCGCTACCACGACTACCTGCCCGGCTTCCACCTGCCCCACGCCATCTCCAGCGTGGGATCCTGGGTGCTGGCCAGCGGCCTCCTCCTCATGTTCTGGAACCTGTGGCACAGCGCGCGCCGGGGCGCGCCGGCGGGGGACAACCCCTGGGGCGGCACCACCTTGGAGTGGCACACGAGCAGCCCGCCGCCCACCCTCAACTTCGACGGCCCCGTCGAGGTGACGACGGAACCCTACGACCACACGACGGGGAGGACGGCATGA
- a CDS encoding cytochrome c oxidase subunit 3, whose translation MRQAATTAAAATVAAHAPHKDYEGAKTGMWIFLFTELLLFGGLFLIYAVYRTLYTHDFHLAAMELNVPLGVTNTFVLLTSSLTMVLAVTALQKGDRASALNSLFWTIFLAGVFLVIKFFEWSAKFVHGLNPGAEHLKSLPAGEGLFYGLYFVMTGLHGFHVVVGMVLLTVIALQVKSGRIHQGDFVKLENAGLYWHLVDLVWIFLLPLFYLTN comes from the coding sequence ATGAGGCAGGCCGCCACCACCGCCGCGGCGGCGACCGTCGCCGCCCACGCCCCGCACAAAGACTACGAGGGCGCCAAGACGGGGATGTGGATCTTCCTCTTCACGGAGCTGCTCCTCTTCGGCGGCCTCTTCCTCATCTACGCCGTCTATCGCACCCTCTACACCCACGATTTCCACCTGGCCGCCATGGAACTCAACGTGCCGCTGGGGGTGACCAACACCTTCGTCCTGCTCACCAGCAGCCTGACCATGGTGCTGGCCGTGACGGCCCTGCAGAAGGGGGACCGCGCCTCCGCGCTCAACAGCCTCTTCTGGACCATCTTCCTGGCGGGCGTCTTCCTCGTCATCAAGTTCTTCGAGTGGAGCGCCAAGTTCGTCCACGGCCTCAATCCGGGCGCCGAGCACCTGAAGTCCCTGCCCGCCGGCGAGGGCCTCTTCTACGGCCTCTACTTCGTGATGACCGGCCTCCACGGCTTCCACGTGGTGGTGGGCATGGTCCTGCTCACCGTCATCGCCCTGCAGGTGAAGAGCGGGCGCATCCACCAGGGGGACTTCGTGAAGCTGGAGAACGCCGGCCTCTACTGGCACCTGGTGGACCTCGTCTGGATCTTCCTGCTGCCGCTCTTCTACCTGACGAACTGA